The Actinomadura graeca nucleotide sequence CCCGCCGATGGGCCTGTGGACGTGGCGCGACGGCGACGACCTCGTCTGCGAGATCGGCGACAACGGGTTCTGGCAGCCGAGCCCGCTCACCGGCTTCATCCCCCCCGACTCGGCCCTGCAACGCGGCTTCGGCCTGTGGACCGTCCGGCTCCTGGTCGACCTGATGGAACTGCGCGCGGGGTGGGACGGCACCTTCGTCCGCCTGCGCGTCCGGCGGCGGCCTGTTTCGTACTAAGTCTCAGATACTGGAAAACCCTGGCGGAAAAGCACACCGCGCCGGTCGGCTCACCCGTCGTAACCTGGACAGGTCATGGAGACCCTCTGGTCCGTTCGCAGACCGGTCCGCGACCTGCGGCCCGGAGACCACGCATGGCTCGCCTACGCCAACGAGGAGGAGCAGCGCCACGTCGCCGGGGCGTTCGTCCGTGACGGGCTCCTCGCCCGCGAGAAGGTCGTCTACCTGGCGGGCTCGGTGAAGGACGCCGTCCCCGGCGTGCCGTCCGACGTGCCCGCGGGGCTGCTGACGTTCCTGCCGATCGGCGGCCCCTTCGACCCGCGCGCCGCCGCCGGGGCGGTCGCGGGCGAGATCGAGCAGGCGGACCGGCGCGGCCTGCGCGCCATCCGGATCGCGGCCGACCTGACCTCCGCGCTGCGCTCCCCCGACGGCCTGGAGCGCACCCTCGTCTTCGAACGCCACCTGGAGCGGACGGTACCGCCCAGCACCCACGTCACCGCGGTCTGCCAGGTCGACCGGCGCCGCTGCCGCCGCGCCGAACTGGAGGCGCTGTGCGGCAGCCACACCGTGCTGGCCACCCCCGACCCCGAGTTCGAGGACGCCGTCCTGAAGATCGTCCGGACGTTCCACCCGGCGGGCCTGTCCCTGTCGGGCGAGCTGGACGCCTCCCGCCACGCGGTGCTCGACGAGGCGCTGGCCGCCGCACTGTCCCGCGACGGCACCCGCGAGATCCACCTCGACCTCGCCGGACTGGGGTTCATCGACCTCGGCGCCATCAACATCCTCGCCGACATCGCCGTCCGCCGCGCCGGCCCCGGCCGCCTCGTCCTGGACCGCATGTCACCGCAACTGCACGCCGTGCTGGAGACCGTCGGCTGGACGATGCTGCCCGGTTGCGCCGTTTCAATCCCCGCGGTGCTTAATTCAAACCCGGCTCAACCGGACTCGCCTGGCGGCTCGCCCGCTTGACCGTGCTTGGGCGAGCGCGTCATCGCTTCGCGATCAGCCCGCGTGAGGCTCGCCTTCGGCATTGCCTCACGCGGACTGGTAGCGCGCTCGCGTGCGTGGCGAAGGGGATGACCGCTGTAGCAACAGCACCCGCTGTCAGGGGATGGACGGGGTCTGTGACGGTGTTGTCCGGGTGCTTGGCGACGCTCGGCTGGGCGGTGTCACGGGCGGTGGTTCCTGGGTGGACGGACCTGGGCCCGGGGTCGGGCCCAGGGTCTGTGGCGGCGGGTCCGGGGTCGGGGTCTGCTCCGGTGTGCGCGACGGTTTCGGCGGGCTGCTCGGCTGCGGGGGGAGGGGCACTTCCGGGGCGGTCGAGGCGGGTGGCGCCACCGGGTTCGGGGGCTCCTGCCGTTCCGTTCCGCGGCCCGGCCACAGAAGGAAGGCGACCGCCACCAGGACCGCGGCGGTGACGGCCGCCGCGAGGGTCGGGATCGTCCAGCGCCGGACGCCGCGGGACGGCGGGACGGCCCGTCCCGCCTCCTGGAAGCGGCGGACGGTCTCGGCGTCGGCGTGGACGCGGTCGGCCGCCGCGCGGTAGTGGTCGCGCAGCAGGGCGTCGAGCTCATCGCTCATGGGCCCGGCCCTCCCTCACATGCTCCCGCAGCGCCGCCATGGCGCGCGCGGTGTGGCTCTTCACCGTCCCCCGGGAGACGCCGAGGGTCTCGGCTATCTCGTGTTCGCTCAGATCGCACCAGTACCGCAGCACGACCACGGCGCGCTGCTTCGCGGGCAGCGCGCGGAGCACCTCGTCCAGATCGCCCCCGGCGAGGCCCCCGGCGGGGGGCGGCCCGGCGATCCGGTCCAGATCCGCCACGGACCCGACCGGTGTGTCCCGGCGGGACCGCCGCTTCTTCTCGTCGATCGCGAGGTTGACCAGCACCCGCCGCGTGTACGCCTCGGGGTTGCCCGACGCGACGCGGCGCCACCGCCGCGCGACCCGCTCGTAGGCGATCTGCAGCAGGTCCTCGGCGAGATGCCGGTCGTAGACCATGAACACGGCGGTGCGCAGCAGGCGGCCCGCGGTGGCGGCCACGAACTCCTCGAACGTGGTCTCCGCCCCGCGGGTCTCCTGGGTGCTCGACGTGGACAGACCGCACCTACCCCCGGGCGGGGGCCGCCGTCTGCGCCGGAGGCGGCGGCGTGGGCGTCGGGCGCGGCGGGGTCGGCGTCGGCCGAGGCGGGGTCGCGGTCGGACGCGGCGGAGTCGCCGTCGGGTGCGGCGGGGTCGCGGTCGGACGCGGCGGGGTGGGCGTCGGACGCGGCGGGGTCGGCGTGGGACGCGGCGTCGGGCCGCAGGTCGGAGGGGCGTCCGGCGGCGCGGGCCGCGGCGCCCGCGGGGGCGCGGGGCGGGACGTGGGCTCGGTGGAGCCGGGTGCCTTCGTCGGGCGGGGCGGCGCGGACGGCGACGGGCACGCCGGGCCGGTGGGCGAGGGGCTGGGTTCGGGCGAGCGCGCGGCGGCGCCCTGTGCGGAGACCGGACTCACCTCCGACGACCCGCCCTGGCCCGCGGCCAGCCAGATCCCGGCGGCCAGGACGCCCGTCCCGCCGAGCGCGGCCAGCGCGAGCGCGGGCCCTCGGCGGACGCGACCTTTGTCGATCATGTTGCTCCTCGGGGCGAAGTTTCCCTACACCCCGATAACCCCCGCCGCCCGCGCGCCGGTTGTCATGCCCGCGGAGTTTCTCGCGGACGTACGCTCACGTCAGCCCGGCGGCGGCCAAGGCGTCGGGGAGCAGTTCCGCGAGGGCGCGGAAGGCGCGTCCGCGGTGGCTGATCGCGTCCTTGTCGGCCGGGGGCATTTCGGCGGTCGTGCGGGACTCGCCCGTGGGGAGGAAGACCGGGTCGTAGCCGAATCCCCCGGTGCCGCGCGGGGCGCGCAGGATGGTGCCGCGCATCCGCCCCTCGACGCAGTGCTCCACGCCGTTCGGCAGGACGAGCGCGGCGGCGCAGACGAAGTGGCCGCCGCGCGAGCCGTCGGGGACGTCGGCGATCTGGTCGAGGAGGAGCCGCAGGTTCGCGGCGTCCTTGTCACCGGTCTCCGCGCCGAACCGTCCCGACCAGCGGGCCGACAGCACGCCCGGCATGCCGTTCAGCGCGTCCACGCACAGGCCCGAGTCGTCGGCGACGGCGGGCAGGCCGGTGTGCGCGGTGATCGCGCGGGCCTTGAGCAGCGCGTTGCCCTCGAAGGTGAGCTCGGTCTCGGGGACGTCGGGGGCGTCCGGGAAGGAGTCGAGTCCGGCGACGTCGATGCCGTTGAGGATGCGGTGCAGCTCGGCGACCTTCCCCGCGTTGCGGGTCGCCAGGACGATCCGGGTCACGTGGCGAGCGCCGCGGCCTGAAGGCGGGTGAGCTCGGCGCAGCCGCCCGCGGCGAGGTCGAGCAGCGCGTCCAGTTCCGCGCGGTCGAACGGGGTGCCCTCGGCGGTGCCCTGCACCTCGACGAAGCGGCCGTCGCCGGTGCACACGACGTTC carries:
- a CDS encoding MEDS domain-containing protein yields the protein METLWSVRRPVRDLRPGDHAWLAYANEEEQRHVAGAFVRDGLLAREKVVYLAGSVKDAVPGVPSDVPAGLLTFLPIGGPFDPRAAAGAVAGEIEQADRRGLRAIRIAADLTSALRSPDGLERTLVFERHLERTVPPSTHVTAVCQVDRRRCRRAELEALCGSHTVLATPDPEFEDAVLKIVRTFHPAGLSLSGELDASRHAVLDEALAAALSRDGTREIHLDLAGLGFIDLGAINILADIAVRRAGPGRLVLDRMSPQLHAVLETVGWTMLPGCAVSIPAVLNSNPAQPDSPGGSPA
- a CDS encoding SigE family RNA polymerase sigma factor; translated protein: MAATAGRLLRTAVFMVYDRHLAEDLLQIAYERVARRWRRVASGNPEAYTRRVLVNLAIDEKKRRSRRDTPVGSVADLDRIAGPPPAGGLAGGDLDEVLRALPAKQRAVVVLRYWCDLSEHEIAETLGVSRGTVKSHTARAMAALREHVREGRAHER
- the rdgB gene encoding RdgB/HAM1 family non-canonical purine NTP pyrophosphatase; amino-acid sequence: MTRIVLATRNAGKVAELHRILNGIDVAGLDSFPDAPDVPETELTFEGNALLKARAITAHTGLPAVADDSGLCVDALNGMPGVLSARWSGRFGAETGDKDAANLRLLLDQIADVPDGSRGGHFVCAAALVLPNGVEHCVEGRMRGTILRAPRGTGGFGYDPVFLPTGESRTTAEMPPADKDAISHRGRAFRALAELLPDALAAAGLT